The following is a genomic window from Sporosarcina jeotgali.
ATTTGGACTATCATGGGAGTGCTGATGCGTATGCTGAAGCAAAAGCTCAAATTACGAAAAACCAAACTCCGGCCGATTTCCTGATTTATAACGCAGACCAATCGGTTATTAAGCGATTCGTTGAAAATACAAAGGCTACTTTAGTTCCTTTTACAACTAAAGGACGTTCCACTGAGGGAATTTCAGCAGACAGTGAATCTATTTACTGGCTTGGAGAACCAATTATCCAAAGAATGAAAATCACATTGCCTGGCGCCCACAATTTGGAGAACATCTTGTCAGCAACCGCAGCTGCGTTGTTGTATGGCTGTGAGCGGAGCGCCATTGAAAGTGTTCTAAGTTCGTTTACAGGTGTTCGGCACCGCATGCAATTTGTAACGGAATACGATGGACGTAAATTTTATAATGATTCAAAGGCAACTAATACACTTGCAACTAAAAGTGCGCTGTCATCATTTGAGACACCAACGATTCTAATCGCCGGGGGACTGGATCGAGGTCATTCTTTTGAGGAATTGCGTCCACACATGACTCACGTCAAGGCTCTGATTGGAATTGGTGAGACTGGTGATCGAATCGTCCAATTTGCCGAATCATGCGGGATTGACATTGTCAAAGAGACAGGAAACCTTCGGGATGCGATTCAAGAAGCATACGCCGTATCTGATGCCGGGGATACCATCCTCTTATCTCCAGCCTGTGCGAGCTGGGATCAGTACCCTAACTTTGAAGCAAGAGGCGATGAATTTATCGAGACTGTGCAAAAACTTAAATCGTGAACTGTAAGTATTCATTAACTCTGTAAATCTAACAGCGAAAGGATGCATCCACTGCTTTCAAAGTATAGAATGCTCTTTATGTTTTCTGCAGTTGCTCTCACGGTTATCGGTGTTCTTTTCGTGCACTCAGCAGCAGCGTATTGGGGAGAAATCAGATATGCGGACGCAGCCCCATTTGCCGTCAAGCAACTAGTTTACATAGGTGTTTCCATTACAATCGCCTACTTAATGATGAGAACCCCGATTCTTTCGACAGAGAGATTTTGGACGATATTTTATATCGCAGCTATTGTATTGTTAACGTTAGTGCTGATTCCGGGTATTGGGGCGGTCAGGAATGGCTCGCAAAGCTGGATAGCTTTTGGTCCTATCAGTTTGCAGCCGGCAGAATTTGTGAAAGTGGCTTTAATTGGAAAACTTGCAATGAGTATGAAGATGAAATCGGGGCAGAGGGTATGGGATTGGCGTCATTTTGCATTGATTTTATTGCCCTTCGCTTTAATTATGATGCAACCTGACCTGGGTTCAGCCGTCATAATGATCGTTTCAGCATTTGTTGTATTGTTTGTAGCGGGTTATCCGTTAACGTTCTTTTCTCTTTTAGGTGTCACAGGAGTGGGAGCATTCACTGCATTAATCGCTGCAGCCCCGTATCGTTTGGATCGTATAAAGTCCTACATTGATCCGTGGAGTGATCCGCTAGGAAAGGGATTCCAGGGGATCCAGTCGTTATTTGCAATTGCGCCAGGAGGCTTGCTTGGACATGGTTTCGGAAATAGCCGGCAAAAATATTTGTACTTACCGGAGCCGCAGAATGATTTCATTTTTTCAATTATTGCTGAAGAAACCGGCTTTATAGGCGCAACCTCAGTTTTGCTGTTATTTGTCTGTTTGCTCATTGGAGCCTTCGGAATTGCTATTCGTACAAAAGGATGGAAAGAATGCTTAGTTGTATCCGGTATGGCATCCATTATCATTTTTCAAGCGTTTTTGAATGTCGGTGTTGTCTCAGGCCTGCTGCCGGTAACTGGTGTAACTTTGCCATTCATCAGTTATGGAGGGTCTTCAATGCTGACAACATGGCTGGCAGTAGGGGCGATCTTACATTTTTCTAGACAAAAGAAAGATTGAGTGAAAAGGAGGGGGAGGAAATGGAAAAGGTTATTGATATCGAGGAACGGATCCCATCTATGCGCAAAAAGCGTCGTAAAAAAACCAATCGAAAGTTTGTGTTCATTTTACTCATATTTGTTATCATCCTCCTCGTCCTCCTTTACTTTCAATCACAAGCGAGTAAAATCGATGCTGTTGAACTGAATGGTGCTGTGCTTCATGATAAGGATTTCTATTTAAAACAAGCTGGCATCGCTTCTGGGGACTCCATTTGGGGGTTTAGTGCGGATGATGCAAGGAAGCGCCTAAACGGCGTTGAAGGAGTACAGAAGGCTTCAATTTCACGCAAATGGTTTCGTGATGTGCACATTACAATCCAGGAATGGAAACCCATTGCGTGGATCGATCGAAAAGGGCAATACGACCTTATTCTTGAAGATGGAGAAGTTTTTGTACCGGATACAGAGCCGACTATCGATATCCCGATTGTCACTGGATTCGAAGATGCAGATGTACGAAAACTTCTTGCCTCCCAGCTTGTGGAGTTAGACGACTCCGTGTATCAGCTCGTTTCTGAAATTAGGGAACCTGATGAGTCTGATGGGGATCGCGTGATTTTGTATATGGATGATGGTTATGAAGTTCATGCGACACTTGGAACATTGGCGGACAAGCTCTCTTATTATGCGGAGATTGTAAATCAGCTGAATGGTTCTGAAAAAGGCGTGATTGATGTGGAAGTAGGAACATATTTTACACCATATAGTAAATTGTATGGAA
Proteins encoded in this region:
- the ftsW gene encoding putative lipid II flippase FtsW, which translates into the protein MFSAVALTVIGVLFVHSAAAYWGEIRYADAAPFAVKQLVYIGVSITIAYLMMRTPILSTERFWTIFYIAAIVLLTLVLIPGIGAVRNGSQSWIAFGPISLQPAEFVKVALIGKLAMSMKMKSGQRVWDWRHFALILLPFALIMMQPDLGSAVIMIVSAFVVLFVAGYPLTFFSLLGVTGVGAFTALIAAAPYRLDRIKSYIDPWSDPLGKGFQGIQSLFAIAPGGLLGHGFGNSRQKYLYLPEPQNDFIFSIIAEETGFIGATSVLLLFVCLLIGAFGIAIRTKGWKECLVVSGMASIIIFQAFLNVGVVSGLLPVTGVTLPFISYGGSSMLTTWLAVGAILHFSRQKKD
- the murD gene encoding UDP-N-acetylmuramoyl-L-alanine--D-glutamate ligase, with the protein product MQNAAQFSGKKALVLGLAKSGHAAASLLSACGASVTLNDFAPDNGNPLAEELRKQGVKVICGGHPENILDGGFDFIVKNPGIPYSNPVIAQAEQFGIPIWTEIELAYLISEAPIIGITGSNGKTTTTTLLYHMLNIGNRHPLIAGNIGTVASTVASNATVDEVIVLEASSFQLMGVDEFRPHIAIWTNLYEAHLDYHGSADAYAEAKAQITKNQTPADFLIYNADQSVIKRFVENTKATLVPFTTKGRSTEGISADSESIYWLGEPIIQRMKITLPGAHNLENILSATAAALLYGCERSAIESVLSSFTGVRHRMQFVTEYDGRKFYNDSKATNTLATKSALSSFETPTILIAGGLDRGHSFEELRPHMTHVKALIGIGETGDRIVQFAESCGIDIVKETGNLRDAIQEAYAVSDAGDTILLSPACASWDQYPNFEARGDEFIETVQKLKS
- a CDS encoding cell division protein FtsQ/DivIB, whose translation is MEKVIDIEERIPSMRKKRRKKTNRKFVFILLIFVIILLVLLYFQSQASKIDAVELNGAVLHDKDFYLKQAGIASGDSIWGFSADDARKRLNGVEGVQKASISRKWFRDVHITIQEWKPIAWIDRKGQYDLILEDGEVFVPDTEPTIDIPIVTGFEDADVRKLLASQLVELDDSVYQLVSEIREPDESDGDRVILYMDDGYEVHATLGTLADKLSYYAEIVNQLNGSEKGVIDVEVGTYFTPYSKLYGNEEETADEENAEEEKGDDSESEDE